From a region of the Zingiber officinale cultivar Zhangliang chromosome 10B, Zo_v1.1, whole genome shotgun sequence genome:
- the LOC122028722 gene encoding transcription factor AIG1-like, with amino-acid sequence MENQALEVPYHMVHGYEDHATVVISPSNLPWSLLPAASLHQDQELIMCPNSLPPFAPSLYGAGAVCSNPSPAGLTEYSAGGSAFMRLNGFRRGTTDQGSASSSLFGTIRAELGKLTAQEITGAKALAATKNHSEAERRRRERINGHLAKLRSMLPNNTKTDKASLLAEVIQHVKELKRQTSEIAEESPLPTEADEIAVESACDEEGRSPVVRASLCCDDRPDLIPDLIGALKALRLRVLKAEITTVGGRVKNALLISHADEQDNGSDDIDATDHDGEHKQQLIAAVQDALKAVLEQAAKHDHSSGGTKRQRTAGLSAAGMIEHSSNV; translated from the exons ATGGAGAATCAAGCACTGGAAGTTCCATATCACATGGTTCATGGCTATGAAGATCATGCAACTGTTGTTATTAGCCCTAGCAATCTACCATGGTCTCTGCTGCCGGCAGCTTCCCTCCACCAAGACCAAGAACTCATCATGTGTCCTAATTCTCTCCCTCCTTTTGCCCCTTCCCTCTACGGAGCCGGTGCCGTGTGCTCGAATCCTTCGCCTGCTGGCCTGACTGAATATTCAGCCGGCGGCAGTGCCTTCATGCGTTTGAATGGTTTCCGACGAGGGACGACAGATCAGGGCTCCGCTTCCTCGTCTCTCTTCGGCACCATTCGCGCCGAACTAGGCAAGTTAACGGCGCAGGAAATCACGGGCGCCAAGGCTCTCGCCGCCACGAAGAATCACAGCGAGGCCGAGCGGCGCCGCCGCGAGCGCATCAACGGCCATCTCGCCAAGCTCCGCAGCATGCTCCCCAACAACACCAAG ACGGACAAGGCATCGTTGCTGGCGGAGGTCATCCAGCACGTGAAGGAGCTGAAGCGGCAGACGTCGGAGATCGCGGAGGAGAGCCCGCTGCCGACGGAGGCCGACGAGATCGCCGTGGAATCCGCCTGCGACGAGGAGGGGAGGAGTCCTGTAGTAAGAGCTTCGCTTTGCTGCGACGACCGCCCCGACCTGATCCCGGACCTCATCGGCGCGCTCAAGGCGCTGCGGCTCCGCGTCCTCAAGGCCGAGATCACCACCGTCGGCGGCCGCGTCAAGAACGCCCTCCTCATCTCTCACGCCGACGAGCAAGACAACGGCTCCGACGATATCGATGCAACTGATCACGACGGAGAGCACAAGCAGCAGCTGATCGCCGCCGTCCAAGATGCGCTGAAGGCGGTGCTGGAGCAGGCGGCGAAGCACGACCACTCATCCGGCGGAACTAAGCGACAGCGGACGGCCGGCTTATCGGCGGCAGGCATGATTGAGCACAGCTCCAATGTTTGA
- the LOC122029887 gene encoding protein STRICTOSIDINE SYNTHASE-LIKE 3-like: MVTPAVFLAGIVLAAALYCGLDPLGRSPMANFPGFETYPYELPPWSEVPHVRDEGDRLRGAEVRFLNQVKGPESIAFDPQGRGPYTGVDDGRVVFWNGESWSDFAYTSLNRTEICSPDPNPFSHIKIEHICGRPLGLRFDKKTGDLYIADAYFGLLKVGPQGGIAATLTAEAEGVPLGFTNDLAIDDEGTVYFTDSSAYYQRRNFLQLIFTGESSGRLLKYNPTTKVTTVLLRDLQFPNGVTLSKDESFLLFSEARLRLTKYWLKGEKAGTSEVFAILPGYADNVRTNENGDFWVAIHCHHNKYIDFLSKHRYLRKLLLKLPISIKYTYLLLIGGKLHGVVVKYSPNGEIIETLEDREGKTVKAISEVEEKDGKLWLGSVLMPFIAVY, from the exons ATGGTGACTCCGGCTGTGTTTCTCGCCGGAATAGTCCTAGCCGCAGCGCTCTACTGCGGGCTGGACCCGTTGGGCCGAAGCCCCATGGCGAATTTCCCCGGCTTCGAGACGTACCCCTACGAACTGCCGCCGTGGTCCGAGGTCCCCCATGTGCGGGACGAGGGCGACCGGCTCCGGGGAGCGGAGGTCAGGTTCCTCAACCAGGTGAAGGGACCGGAGAGCATCGCTTTCGACCCGCAGGGCCGCGGGCCATACACCGGCGTCGACGACGGCCGGGTGGTATTCTGGAACGGCGAGTCCTGGTCCGATTTCGCCTACACTTCGCTCAATAG GACAGAAATATGCAGCCCGGACCCAAACCCTTTTAGTCACATAAAGATTGAACATATCTGTGGACGACCGTTGGGTCTTAGATTTGATAAGAAAACAGGAGATTTGTATATTGCTGATGCTTACTTTGGCTTGCTCAAAGTAGGCCCACAAGGTGGCATTGCTGCAACACTAACAGCGGAAGCTGAAGGGGTTCCATTGGGGTTCACAAATGACTTGGCTATAGACGACGAAGGCACTGTTTACTTCACAGACAGTAGCGCGTACTACCAGAGAag GAATTTCTTGCAATTAATATTTACCGGAGAATCTTCTGGGAGGCTTTTAAAATACAACCCAACTACAAAAGTGACAACTGTCCTTCTTCGCGACCTTCAATTTCCCAATGGTGTGACTCTAAGCAAGGATGAATCATTCCTGCTGTTCTCTGAAGCACGTCTCAG GTTGACCAAGTACTGGCTGAAGGGAGAAAAGGCAGGGACCTCAGAAGTTTTTGCTATCCTTCCTGGATATGCAGATAATGTGAGAACTAATGAAAATGGTGATTTCTGGGTAGCAATTCATTGCCATCATAATAAGTATATAGATTTCCTCAGCAAGCACCGGTACCTGAggaaacttctactcaagcttCCTATTTCGATAAAATATACCTACCTTTTACTGATTGGAGGCAAACTCCACGGGGTGGTCGTTAAATACAGTCCAAATGGGGAGATAATTGAGACTTTGGAGGACAGGGAAGGAAAAACAGTTAAAGCAATCAGTGAGGTGGAAGAGAAGGATGGCAAGCTTTGGTTGGGATCCGTCCTGATGCCTTTCATTGCTGTCTACTGA
- the LOC122028769 gene encoding uncharacterized protein LOC122028769 isoform X2, translated as MYREGPHGTPFHTLLAEGYADGPIDVCLCVSWETNLYRKWWPQYKIPTFKIIMSECLHKVRVGEEISLVRVKVPWPVSDREALLHYFEIEYLKEDLILVLTNTISDTQHIEVSNEDLSRIKAPEAIRIDLVGGFVLQKIDHSRSYFRVVANMDIKLDFVPPSLINFISRQLIGSAHKLYQKAVSTVATGDEDYKKALEGPIYARIRENKTKAYLVGLDEEHMGQNATEIQAVRDETSVTEIVEEGVEQTTHSDQVNDSHVAKLIPDQGDLVQENSYISPEVEAALGILDNAIAILRKGGPSNPQINGPRASEVFSSMPIRESSSKENKLDVLSSETLDSSSSDGKPREGTPSVTKPPFMESLNKVCDEGSLKANGFHNKVPPSDNSKHAKGRKKWLCCVSF; from the exons ATGTATCGTGAAGGGCCCCATGGTACTCCATTCCATACTTTACTTGCCGAGGGATATGCAGATGGACCTATTGATGTCT GTTTATGTGTTTCGTGGGAAACAAACCTGTATAGAAAATG GTGGCCTCAATATAAAATACCAACTTTTAAGATTATCATGTCTGAATGTTTGCACAAAGTTCGGGTTGGTGAAGAGATCTCTTTAGTAAG GGTGAAGGTTCCTTGGCCAGTTTCAGATAGAGAGGCTCTTCTGCATTACTTTGAGATTGAGTACTTAAAAGAAGATCTCATTCTTGTACTTACTAACACG ATTTCAGACACTCAGCATATAGAAGTAAGCAATGAAGATTTAAGTAGGATCAAAGCTCCTGAAGCTATCAGAATAGATTTGGTTGGTGGTTTTGTGCTGCAAAAAATTGATCACAGCAGAAGTTATTTTAG gGTAGTAGCAAATATGGATATCAAGCTGGATTTTGTACCGCCGTCACTTATAAATTTCATTTCAAGGCAACTAATAGGTAGCGCGCATAAGCTATACCAAAAG GCAGTCAGTACAGTGGCCACAGGTGATGAGGATTACAAGAAAGCTCTAGAAGGACCTATTTATGCTCGGATTCGTGAAAATAAAACCAAGGCATATTTAGTGGGTCTGGATGAGGAACATATGGGTCAAAATGCTACTGAAATACAAGCAGTTAGAGATGAAACATCTGTCACTGAAATCGTTGAAGAAGGTGTAGAACAAACCACACACTCAGATCAAGTGAATGATAGCCATGTTGCAAAATTGATTCCCGACCAGGGAGATCTTGTCCAAGAGAATTCTTATATAAGCCCGGAGGTAGAAGCTGCTCTTGGCATCTTAGACAATGCCATAGCAATACTTCGTAAAGGTGGCCCATCCAACCCCCAAATCAATGGCCCACGGGCTAGTGAAGTATTTTCTTCCAT GCCCATTAGAGAGAGTTCTTCAAAGGAAAATAAGCTTGATGTTTTGAGCTCTGAGACACTTGATTCAAGTTCTTCCGATGGCAAGCCTAGGGAAGGTACTCCTTCAGTGACAAAACCCCCATTCATGGAGAGCCTGAACAAAGTCTGCGATGAAGGGAGCCTCAAAGCTAACGGTTTTCATAACAAGGTTCCGCCTAGTGACAACTCGAAGCATGCCAAGGGAAGGAAGAAATGGCTTTGTTGTGTGTCTTTCTAG
- the LOC122028769 gene encoding uncharacterized protein LOC122028769 isoform X1 — translation MEKKRKILELRERLDKTLALPDLANEESVKLLVENQLRCSSLSHVKASDFEEIVGKRTKEVSNFVEMLRSASENEQNKSHEQHADWKIKQDTDQLRVMYREGPHGTPFHTLLAEGYADGPIDVCLCVSWETNLYRKWWPQYKIPTFKIIMSECLHKVRVGEEISLVRVKVPWPVSDREALLHYFEIEYLKEDLILVLTNTISDTQHIEVSNEDLSRIKAPEAIRIDLVGGFVLQKIDHSRSYFRVVANMDIKLDFVPPSLINFISRQLIGSAHKLYQKAVSTVATGDEDYKKALEGPIYARIRENKTKAYLVGLDEEHMGQNATEIQAVRDETSVTEIVEEGVEQTTHSDQVNDSHVAKLIPDQGDLVQENSYISPEVEAALGILDNAIAILRKGGPSNPQINGPRASEVFSSMPIRESSSKENKLDVLSSETLDSSSSDGKPREGTPSVTKPPFMESLNKVCDEGSLKANGFHNKVPPSDNSKHAKGRKKWLCCVSF, via the exons atggagaagaaaaggaagattcTGGAACTAAGAGAGAGGCTGGACAAAACTCTTGCATTGCCTGATCTTGCAAATGAAGAGTCTGTCAAGTTACTGGTCGAGAATCAACTTCGTTGCTCGTCTTTATCTCATGTCAAAG CATCAGATTTTGAAGAAATTGTAGGAAAGAGGACAAAGGAAGTCTCTAATTTTGTTGAAATGCTTCGGAGTGCTTCTGAAAATGAGCAGAATAAATCACATGAGCAACATGCTGATTGGAAG ATAAAACAAGACACTGATCAGCTCCGTGTGATGTATCGTGAAGGGCCCCATGGTACTCCATTCCATACTTTACTTGCCGAGGGATATGCAGATGGACCTATTGATGTCT GTTTATGTGTTTCGTGGGAAACAAACCTGTATAGAAAATG GTGGCCTCAATATAAAATACCAACTTTTAAGATTATCATGTCTGAATGTTTGCACAAAGTTCGGGTTGGTGAAGAGATCTCTTTAGTAAG GGTGAAGGTTCCTTGGCCAGTTTCAGATAGAGAGGCTCTTCTGCATTACTTTGAGATTGAGTACTTAAAAGAAGATCTCATTCTTGTACTTACTAACACG ATTTCAGACACTCAGCATATAGAAGTAAGCAATGAAGATTTAAGTAGGATCAAAGCTCCTGAAGCTATCAGAATAGATTTGGTTGGTGGTTTTGTGCTGCAAAAAATTGATCACAGCAGAAGTTATTTTAG gGTAGTAGCAAATATGGATATCAAGCTGGATTTTGTACCGCCGTCACTTATAAATTTCATTTCAAGGCAACTAATAGGTAGCGCGCATAAGCTATACCAAAAG GCAGTCAGTACAGTGGCCACAGGTGATGAGGATTACAAGAAAGCTCTAGAAGGACCTATTTATGCTCGGATTCGTGAAAATAAAACCAAGGCATATTTAGTGGGTCTGGATGAGGAACATATGGGTCAAAATGCTACTGAAATACAAGCAGTTAGAGATGAAACATCTGTCACTGAAATCGTTGAAGAAGGTGTAGAACAAACCACACACTCAGATCAAGTGAATGATAGCCATGTTGCAAAATTGATTCCCGACCAGGGAGATCTTGTCCAAGAGAATTCTTATATAAGCCCGGAGGTAGAAGCTGCTCTTGGCATCTTAGACAATGCCATAGCAATACTTCGTAAAGGTGGCCCATCCAACCCCCAAATCAATGGCCCACGGGCTAGTGAAGTATTTTCTTCCAT GCCCATTAGAGAGAGTTCTTCAAAGGAAAATAAGCTTGATGTTTTGAGCTCTGAGACACTTGATTCAAGTTCTTCCGATGGCAAGCCTAGGGAAGGTACTCCTTCAGTGACAAAACCCCCATTCATGGAGAGCCTGAACAAAGTCTGCGATGAAGGGAGCCTCAAAGCTAACGGTTTTCATAACAAGGTTCCGCCTAGTGACAACTCGAAGCATGCCAAGGGAAGGAAGAAATGGCTTTGTTGTGTGTCTTTCTAG